From the Chryseobacterium fluminis genome, the window ACGCGTTTTGTCGTAGTGCTGTCATAGCTTTGCATAGCGAATACGAAATACAGCATTTGTTTTATTAAATATTTTTAATAATCAGTATTCAGATGAAATAAAAGACTATTTTTGCAGAAATTTTTAACTAATTAACTGGTAAACTCTAAATATGATAAAATTCTATACAGGTGCATTTTTTTTCCTATGCACTATTCTACATTTTTCTGCGCAGGAAGTAATCTGGCAGAAAGATATCAAATCCAATACCCAGGATTTCCTGAGCCAGGTCACTACGACCATCGACGGGCAATACCTAATTTCGGGAAGCAGCATTCAGAGCAGTAAACTTCAGGCCGGGGCGGGTAAGCAGAACAAAGGCTACGACTTTCATTTAGTCAAACTAAACGAAAAGGGTGAAGAAGTCTGGGAAAAATATTTCTCGGGACAGAATCACGATTTTTTGACCGCGACGGTCAATACACAGGAAGGCGGATTTTTAGTTGCAGGAACTTCGTACAGCAATAAAGGACTGGATAAGAAGGAGGATTCTAAAGGAGGATCGGATTTATGGTTGATCCGTCTAAATGAGTTTGGAGATGAACTCTGGCAGAAAACCATCGGCACCGCTTCTGATGAAGAAGCGAGAGCGGTGATCCAGACCACCGATTTAGGATTCTTCGTATCTGGAAACATCCAGAACTCAGCCAAAGGGTACGGATCGAAAGATGTTCTGGTGGTAAGACTCGATAAAAATGGCAAAGAACTTTCCCAGCTGATTCTGGGCGGAAAAGGCCTGGATGAAGTGGAGAAAATGATTCCGACAAAAGACGGCGGGGCTCTGTTAGGCATTTACTCCAGAAGTACCGCCAGTGGCTCTAAGAAAACCGAAAATTTCGGGGAAGGCGATTACTGGATCATAAAACTTTCCAAAGACGGAAAAATGGAATGGGAAAAGAACTTCGGAGGAAAAGGAGATGATCATTTAAGAACATTGGCGCTTACCTCATCGGGCTATTTAATCGGAGGTGAATCAAGATCGGAGAGATCGGGAAATAAATCCGTCGGGATCACCGAAGGAACGGATTTATGGCTGATTTCTTTAAATAACAGGGGAGAAGAAATATGGCAGAAGTCCTACAACTTTAAAAACAGAGACGTGCTGATGGGAATGAGTGTCATTGAGAAAAAAGAGAAAGGAGAAAAGAATAAAGACCTGACGACAGGGATTTTATTGGGTGGTTATACCCAGGCGGAAGGCAGGATAGAGGCCGATGATGAAAAATTTTGGATGCTGTATCTGGATGAAAACGGAAGTGAGCAGTGGAGAAAGCATGTGAAAGGTCAGTCTTCTAAAAAAGAGGAACGGTTATCTGATATTAAGCTCAATAGGGATGGCTCCATTATCCTGGCAGGAACCAGCGCCGAGGAATTGGGAAAAGAGAACTGGAAGATTGTAAAGCTGGGTGACAAGCAGATTGATCAGCTCATTGAGAAACAGGATATAAAAATCTATCCGAATCCGGTGTCGGATTATGCGTACGTGGAAATCGGAATGAACTTTACAGAAGCTGAGATTGTGGTGTATGATATGGGAGGAAGACAGCTGCAGAGTTTAAAAACTAAAAATATGGTGACCAAGATCAATACACAGAATTTGATTCAGGGGGCTTACCTGGTGGTCATAAAAACGGATACGGATAAAACGGCGAGTGCTAAACTGATTAAAAAGTAAAAACTAATTTTCATGAAGAAAAATACAATAGCTGTAATTTTATTACTGGCTTCATTACATGGTGCCGTCAATGCGCAGGCGGGAGCAGGTGGGGACGATCCTAAAAGTTATGTTGGAGATATCAACCAGATGTTTGCTTCTGCTCCAACTTCCAATAATCTGATGAAATTTGAGGAGGTTCCGGTGAGTTATTACACGGGAATTCCGGATATCAGTATTCCGCTGGTGAGTATTCCGACAACTAATTCCAAAGTTTCTGTCGGTGTTCAGCTGAAATATCACCCGTTAAGTGCCAAACCTGATGACAGAGCAAGTGAAACCGGGTTAGGCTGGAGTCTTATTGCAGGAGGAACTATTTCCAGAACAGTGAGAGGAGGAAACCCTGATGAAAAGAACAGAACGATCGCATTTTCGAACCCACCGAAAGCCAAGTATGGAATTTATTTTGAAGCACTGAATCCCACCTCGAAACTGATGAAGGATCAGACTATCGATCTGAATGATTATAGTTTTAATGCAGCGATGGGAATGTATGATACAGAATATGATCTGTACCAGTATAATTTCATGGGACAATCCGGCAGATTTTATATTGTAAAAGATGATAATGGAAAATATAAGGCTGAAAAGCTGGATAAAAATAATTTAAAGATCATTATTAATAATACTGTTCCCAACGAGATTACCAGTTTTACGGTAGTGGATGATAAAGGAATCCGGTATACTTTTGAGGGAATGGAAAAATCCCAGAAAACAATTAATAGTGTTAAGACCGGCCTTACCACAGGGATCGGAAATCCAAATCCAAGCACGGAAATCAGCAATTATTGGGCGGGATATAACTTAACAACGATTAAAGATCAGAATGGAATTC encodes:
- a CDS encoding T9SS type A sorting domain-containing protein, which produces MIKFYTGAFFFLCTILHFSAQEVIWQKDIKSNTQDFLSQVTTTIDGQYLISGSSIQSSKLQAGAGKQNKGYDFHLVKLNEKGEEVWEKYFSGQNHDFLTATVNTQEGGFLVAGTSYSNKGLDKKEDSKGGSDLWLIRLNEFGDELWQKTIGTASDEEARAVIQTTDLGFFVSGNIQNSAKGYGSKDVLVVRLDKNGKELSQLILGGKGLDEVEKMIPTKDGGALLGIYSRSTASGSKKTENFGEGDYWIIKLSKDGKMEWEKNFGGKGDDHLRTLALTSSGYLIGGESRSERSGNKSVGITEGTDLWLISLNNRGEEIWQKSYNFKNRDVLMGMSVIEKKEKGEKNKDLTTGILLGGYTQAEGRIEADDEKFWMLYLDENGSEQWRKHVKGQSSKKEERLSDIKLNRDGSIILAGTSAEELGKENWKIVKLGDKQIDQLIEKQDIKIYPNPVSDYAYVEIGMNFTEAEIVVYDMGGRQLQSLKTKNMVTKINTQNLIQGAYLVVIKTDTDKTASAKLIKK